Proteins encoded within one genomic window of Microbacterium sp. LKL04:
- a CDS encoding CGNR zinc finger domain-containing protein, producing the protein MFIRDTEISLRAATALVNSLPEIDGDGTDRLATLDDLAAFLREHPYSGVIRRDDVELSELRAARSRLRMLWTGDRVSAVPIVNAMLREGKALPQLVIHDGYDWHIHATDDAAPLATRITVEVAMAFVDVIRSDEFDRVRVCSADDCEAVYIDYSKNGSKRYCDTGNCGNRMNVNAYRRRKAEESA; encoded by the coding sequence ATGTTCATCCGTGACACGGAGATCTCCCTTCGGGCAGCGACGGCGCTGGTCAACTCACTCCCGGAGATCGACGGCGACGGCACCGATCGCCTGGCTACGCTCGACGATCTGGCGGCGTTCCTGCGCGAACACCCGTACAGCGGCGTCATCCGCCGCGATGACGTCGAACTCTCCGAACTGCGGGCGGCGCGATCGAGGCTCCGGATGCTGTGGACGGGAGATCGCGTCTCGGCCGTCCCCATCGTCAACGCGATGCTCCGCGAGGGCAAGGCGCTCCCCCAGCTCGTCATCCACGACGGCTACGACTGGCACATCCACGCGACCGACGACGCCGCCCCGCTCGCCACGCGCATCACCGTCGAAGTGGCCATGGCCTTCGTCGACGTCATCCGCTCCGACGAGTTCGACCGCGTGCGCGTCTGCTCCGCGGACGACTGCGAGGCCGTATACATCGACTACTCGAAGAACGGCTCGAAGCGCTACTGCGACACCGGCAACTGCGGCAACCGCATGAACGTCAACGCGTACCGTCGCCGGAAGGCCGAAGAAAGCGCGTGA
- a CDS encoding EamA family transporter: MTRTLPERLAPPAARGPVPSRGLLLAVASALTFSVSGPIAKPLLEGGWSLASVLAIRMGVAGLVLSPALVRTLLRRPDFLRVHGVSLVAFGLIPVVGCQVFYFSALQRMPVGVALLIQYLAPVMLVLFVWARTRRAPSRIVVVGSIVAMIGLVLVVDVSGARFDLLGTAFALLAAVCACVYFVMSERAGDDLPPLALAAGGLIVGTVTILVLAAVGILPLTTSAEAVDLLGMTVPPLVPLALVGLCTAAGYSLGIMAVPRIGSRLASFVGLSEVLFALSFAWLLLGEAPAVVQFAGGALILAGVVLVRLEERAPADVSSPAEPLPGEVAPGTR; the protein is encoded by the coding sequence ATGACCCGCACCCTGCCCGAAAGGCTCGCCCCACCCGCCGCCCGCGGCCCGGTCCCGTCGCGCGGGCTCCTGCTCGCGGTCGCGAGCGCCCTCACCTTCTCGGTGAGCGGACCCATCGCCAAGCCGCTGCTCGAGGGCGGATGGTCGCTGGCCAGTGTGCTCGCGATCCGCATGGGGGTGGCGGGGCTCGTGCTCTCGCCCGCGCTCGTTCGCACCCTGCTGCGCCGGCCCGACTTCCTCCGCGTGCACGGGGTGTCGCTCGTCGCCTTCGGGCTCATCCCGGTGGTCGGCTGCCAGGTGTTCTACTTCTCTGCGCTGCAACGGATGCCGGTGGGCGTCGCTCTGCTGATCCAGTACCTCGCGCCGGTCATGCTCGTCCTCTTCGTCTGGGCGAGGACGCGCCGTGCACCGTCGCGGATCGTCGTCGTCGGATCGATCGTCGCGATGATCGGGCTCGTGCTGGTCGTTGACGTGTCGGGCGCGCGCTTCGACCTGCTGGGGACCGCGTTCGCGCTGCTGGCGGCGGTGTGCGCGTGCGTCTACTTCGTCATGAGCGAGCGCGCCGGCGACGACCTCCCGCCCCTCGCCCTCGCGGCGGGTGGCCTGATCGTGGGGACGGTGACCATCCTCGTGCTGGCGGCCGTCGGCATCCTGCCGTTGACGACCTCGGCCGAGGCCGTCGATCTGCTGGGGATGACGGTCCCGCCGCTCGTGCCGCTCGCCCTCGTCGGGCTGTGCACGGCGGCGGGGTACTCCCTCGGGATCATGGCCGTCCCGCGCATCGGTTCCCGACTCGCGTCGTTCGTCGGGCTCTCGGAGGTGCTGTTCGCCCTCAGCTTCGCGTGGCTGCTCCTCGGGGAAGCACCGGCGGTGGTGCAGTTCGCCGGGGGCGCACTCATCCTCGCGGGCGTCGTCCTCGTCCGGCTGGAGGAGCGCGCGCCCGCGGATGTCAGCTCTCCCGCCGAGCCGCTGCCAGGAGAGGTCGCACCCGGTACCCGATGA
- a CDS encoding Lrp/AsnC family transcriptional regulator, translating to MSALDHVDLELLNALAEDHRATVVALAERLGLSRNTVQARMAKLERSGVFLSFERAMSPAALGYTIDAILHVQVRQADLPRITAELQEIPEVVQCHGLSGPVDLLVRVAARDTQHLFDIDARILAIDGVERTETSLAMGEVIGYRVRPLLAAARRES from the coding sequence ATGAGCGCCCTCGACCACGTCGATCTCGAGCTGCTAAACGCCCTCGCCGAGGATCATCGCGCCACCGTGGTCGCTCTCGCCGAACGGCTCGGCTTGTCCCGCAACACCGTCCAGGCCCGCATGGCCAAGCTGGAGAGGTCGGGCGTCTTCCTGTCCTTCGAGCGGGCCATGTCACCCGCCGCGCTCGGGTACACGATCGATGCGATCCTGCACGTGCAAGTGCGTCAGGCGGACCTCCCGCGCATCACCGCCGAACTGCAGGAGATCCCCGAGGTCGTGCAGTGCCACGGCCTCAGCGGGCCCGTGGATCTCCTCGTGCGCGTCGCGGCGCGGGACACGCAGCATCTCTTCGACATCGATGCACGAATCCTCGCGATCGACGGCGTCGAGCGCACCGAGACGTCCCTCGCGATGGGCGAGGTCATCGGGTACCGGGTGCGACCTCTCCTGGCAGCGGCTCGGCGGGAGAGCTGA
- the pdhA gene encoding pyruvate dehydrogenase (acetyl-transferring) E1 component subunit alpha: MTDTLTPAAALASDTEDVARLLDHEGRRVRDERLDPWAADVDAPMLRQVYRDMFLSRRLDAEGVALQRQGHLGLWAPAQGQEAVQVGTAWACHDDDFLFPSYREIGIEVVRGVQPKDFVMVWHGAQHASWNPFDVHVANPQIIIGAQSLHAVGYAMGIQRDGGDQVAVAYFGDGATSQGDVNEAMIFASSYGVPVVFVCSNNQWAISEPVQLQSRTPISHRAPGFGIPSLRVDGNDVLACIAAMRWAADHARSGRGPAYLEAVTYRVGPHTTSDDPTRYRDADEVAHWRARDPLVRVEAYLRSLGAFDDAFAQTLTADADRFTAAMRSAVVGAEAPEPLRVFDQVYAEPHSGLDEQRARYAAYLDGFSGGGAR; the protein is encoded by the coding sequence ATGACCGACACTCTGACCCCCGCCGCCGCACTGGCGAGCGATACCGAGGACGTGGCCCGCCTGCTCGACCACGAGGGGCGACGCGTGCGAGACGAACGGCTGGACCCGTGGGCCGCCGACGTCGATGCGCCGATGCTCCGGCAGGTGTACCGCGACATGTTCCTCTCCCGCAGGCTCGACGCCGAGGGGGTGGCTCTCCAACGCCAGGGGCATCTCGGCCTGTGGGCGCCGGCGCAGGGGCAGGAGGCCGTCCAGGTCGGTACCGCGTGGGCGTGCCACGACGACGACTTCCTCTTCCCGAGCTACCGCGAGATCGGAATCGAGGTCGTCCGCGGCGTGCAGCCGAAGGACTTCGTGATGGTCTGGCACGGCGCGCAGCACGCAAGCTGGAACCCGTTCGACGTGCACGTCGCGAACCCGCAGATCATCATCGGGGCGCAAAGCCTCCACGCCGTCGGCTACGCGATGGGCATCCAGCGCGACGGCGGCGACCAGGTCGCGGTGGCCTACTTCGGAGACGGTGCGACGAGTCAGGGCGATGTCAACGAGGCGATGATCTTCGCGTCGTCCTACGGCGTGCCCGTCGTCTTCGTGTGTTCCAACAACCAGTGGGCGATCTCAGAGCCCGTGCAGCTGCAGTCGCGGACGCCGATCTCGCATCGGGCGCCGGGCTTCGGCATCCCGAGCCTGCGCGTCGACGGCAACGACGTCCTCGCCTGCATCGCCGCGATGCGCTGGGCGGCCGACCACGCCCGCAGCGGCCGCGGTCCCGCCTACCTCGAGGCGGTCACCTACCGCGTCGGGCCGCACACGACCTCGGACGATCCGACCCGCTACCGCGACGCCGACGAGGTCGCGCACTGGAGGGCCCGCGACCCGTTGGTGCGCGTCGAGGCGTATCTGCGCTCGCTCGGTGCGTTCGACGACGCGTTCGCCCAGACGTTGACCGCGGATGCCGACCGTTTCACCGCCGCGATGCGCAGCGCCGTCGTGGGGGCCGAGGCTCCCGAGCCCCTGCGGGTGTTCGACCAGGTGTACGCCGAGCCGCACAGCGGGCTCGACGAGCAGCGCGCCCGCTACGCCGCGTACCTCGACGGCTTCTCGGGCGGGGGTGCACGATGA
- a CDS encoding alpha-ketoacid dehydrogenase subunit beta, whose translation MTEMTMGKALTAAMRRALADDEKTLVMGEDIGRLGGVFRITDGLQAEFGPRRVVDTPLAESGIVGTAVGLAFRGFRPIVEIQFDGFVYPAFDQIVSQVAKLHYRTQGRVKMPITIRIPWAGGVGAAEHHSESPEAYFVHTAGLRVVAVSNPQDAYTMLRQAIASDDPVVFFEPKRLYHAKGDVDLDADIADAAPLGLARVVREGTDVTVVTYGAQVTTALDAALAAEDEGISLELIDLRSLSPVDYGTVAASVRRTGRVVVTHEASREAGVAAEVIASITEKCFHYLEAPPLRVTGHDIPYPPAKLEQHHLPDLDRILDAVDRVLGRPSGVPEVTA comes from the coding sequence ATGACCGAGATGACGATGGGCAAGGCCCTCACCGCCGCCATGCGCCGTGCGCTCGCCGATGACGAGAAGACCCTCGTCATGGGGGAGGACATCGGCCGCCTCGGCGGCGTGTTCCGCATCACCGACGGTCTGCAGGCCGAGTTCGGACCCCGCCGCGTGGTCGACACCCCGCTCGCGGAGTCCGGCATCGTCGGCACCGCCGTCGGTCTCGCCTTCCGGGGCTTCCGGCCGATCGTCGAGATCCAGTTCGACGGGTTCGTCTATCCCGCCTTCGACCAGATCGTCAGTCAGGTCGCGAAACTCCACTACCGGACCCAGGGACGCGTGAAGATGCCGATCACGATCCGCATCCCGTGGGCGGGTGGTGTCGGCGCCGCCGAGCACCACTCCGAGTCGCCCGAGGCGTACTTCGTGCACACCGCGGGTCTGCGCGTCGTCGCCGTGTCGAATCCGCAGGACGCGTACACGATGCTCCGACAGGCGATCGCCAGCGATGACCCCGTCGTGTTCTTCGAGCCCAAGCGGCTCTATCACGCCAAGGGCGACGTCGACCTCGACGCCGACATCGCCGACGCCGCGCCGCTGGGTCTCGCGCGGGTGGTCCGCGAGGGCACCGACGTCACCGTCGTGACGTACGGCGCGCAGGTGACGACGGCACTCGACGCCGCGCTCGCCGCCGAGGACGAGGGCATATCGCTCGAGCTGATCGATCTTCGCTCGCTGTCGCCGGTGGACTACGGCACGGTCGCGGCATCCGTCCGCCGCACCGGGCGGGTCGTTGTCACGCACGAGGCTTCCCGCGAGGCGGGGGTCGCGGCGGAGGTCATCGCGAGCATCACCGAGAAGTGCTTCCACTACCTCGAAGCCCCGCCGCTGCGGGTGACAGGCCACGACATCCCGTATCCGCCGGCGAAGCTCGAACAGCACCACCTGCCCGATCTCGACCGCATCCTCGACGCCGTCGACCGGGTGCTCGGCCGCCCCAGCGGAGTCCCGGAGGTGACCGCGTGA
- a CDS encoding dihydrolipoamide acetyltransferase family protein, protein MITEFRLPDLGEGLREAEIVQWHVAAGDEVALNQTIAEVETAKAVVELPSPFAGTVSALHHAEGDVVPVGEVLIAFDIAGAETDAATSPTAEAKREPNLVGYGAAPRSDARPQRRARAGAGGDAIDLAVREAAPHDAIAPSAPEREPRERPRSTPPVRKLARDLGVDLDLLAAQGVDGLITREDVESYAARTAAEPVAAAPAFTAPESTSTADERIPIRGVRKYTADAMVRSAFTAPHAATFLTVDVTASVAFVAGLRADCRYADDRIGIMAVAAKAVCLALRRTPELNATWDDAAGEIVRFGRVNLGIAAATDRGLVVPSVKDAGALSLVDLAQSIRALADTARAGKATPADLAGGTFSITNYGVFGVDAGTPILVPGEAGILGLGAVQRRPWEHEGGVALRDVMTLSLSFDHRLVDGAEAARFLTDVADVLREPGRAMVFA, encoded by the coding sequence GTGATCACGGAATTCCGTCTTCCCGACCTCGGCGAGGGCCTGCGCGAGGCGGAGATCGTGCAGTGGCACGTCGCCGCCGGCGACGAGGTCGCACTCAATCAGACGATCGCCGAGGTCGAGACGGCGAAGGCCGTCGTCGAACTCCCGTCGCCGTTCGCCGGCACCGTCTCCGCCCTTCATCACGCCGAGGGCGATGTCGTCCCGGTCGGAGAGGTGCTGATCGCTTTCGACATCGCCGGGGCGGAGACGGATGCCGCAACGTCGCCCACCGCCGAGGCGAAGCGCGAGCCGAACCTCGTCGGCTACGGCGCCGCGCCTCGGAGTGATGCCCGCCCGCAGCGTCGGGCACGCGCGGGTGCAGGTGGCGACGCCATCGACCTGGCCGTCCGGGAGGCGGCGCCGCACGACGCGATCGCACCGAGCGCGCCGGAGCGCGAGCCGCGCGAGCGTCCCCGCTCCACACCGCCGGTCCGCAAGCTCGCCCGCGACCTCGGGGTCGACCTCGATCTCCTGGCGGCTCAGGGTGTCGACGGTCTGATCACGCGGGAGGACGTCGAGTCCTATGCGGCGCGGACCGCCGCCGAGCCTGTGGCGGCGGCCCCGGCGTTCACTGCTCCCGAGTCGACCTCGACGGCCGACGAGCGGATCCCGATCCGCGGTGTCCGCAAGTATACGGCCGACGCCATGGTGCGGTCGGCCTTCACAGCCCCGCACGCGGCCACCTTCCTGACGGTCGACGTGACGGCATCCGTCGCCTTCGTGGCGGGACTGCGCGCCGACTGTCGTTACGCGGACGACCGCATCGGGATCATGGCCGTCGCCGCGAAGGCCGTATGTCTGGCGCTTCGCCGGACCCCCGAGCTCAACGCGACCTGGGACGACGCGGCGGGTGAGATCGTCCGCTTCGGGCGGGTGAACCTCGGCATCGCTGCGGCGACGGACCGCGGGCTCGTCGTGCCGTCGGTGAAGGACGCCGGTGCCCTGTCGCTCGTGGACCTCGCCCAGTCGATCCGCGCCCTCGCCGACACGGCGCGGGCGGGCAAGGCGACGCCGGCCGATCTCGCCGGCGGGACCTTCTCGATCACGAATTACGGGGTGTTCGGTGTGGATGCCGGGACCCCCATCCTCGTGCCGGGGGAGGCCGGCATCCTCGGCCTCGGTGCTGTGCAGCGCCGGCCGTGGGAGCACGAGGGAGGCGTCGCGCTGCGCGATGTCATGACACTGAGTCTGTCGTTCGACCACCGGCTGGTGGACGGGGCCGAAGCGGCCCGGTTCCTCACCGACGTGGCCGACGTGTTGCGTGAGCCGGGAAGGGCGATGGTGTTCGCATGA
- a CDS encoding acyl-CoA dehydrogenase family protein — MTGYDLTEEQVELAGLVRSFADEVVAPVSYEADRTKTLPMDVVAQMGDMGLFGLPFPDEVGGQGGDYVTLGLAIEALARVDQSIAITLEAGVSLGAMPIFRFGTDVQREEYLPDLLAGRALAGFGLTEPEAGSDAGATRTTARLDAGDWVIDGAKQFITNSGTSITRFVTVTAVTSEPGAETREISTIIVPHGTPGFTVGPAYDKVGWHASDTHPLVFTGARVPEENLLGQRGRGFANFLHILDEGRIAIAALATGAAEGCLEAAVDYAKSRVVFGETLGTRQSIQFMLARMQQRVHVSRLAWLHAARLRDAGRPFKTEAAIAKLTSSDAAMENARDATQIFGGNGFINEYPVARHFRDSKILEVGEGTTEVQLLLIARSLGLA, encoded by the coding sequence ATGACGGGATACGACCTCACGGAGGAGCAGGTCGAGTTGGCCGGGCTCGTCCGCTCGTTCGCCGACGAGGTGGTCGCGCCGGTCTCGTACGAGGCCGACCGCACCAAGACCCTGCCGATGGACGTCGTCGCGCAGATGGGCGACATGGGGCTGTTCGGACTGCCGTTCCCCGACGAGGTCGGCGGCCAGGGCGGCGACTACGTCACGCTCGGGCTCGCGATCGAGGCGCTCGCGCGTGTGGATCAGTCGATCGCCATCACGCTCGAAGCCGGGGTGAGCCTGGGCGCCATGCCGATCTTCCGCTTCGGAACCGACGTGCAGCGCGAGGAATACCTGCCCGACCTGCTGGCCGGACGTGCGCTCGCCGGCTTCGGGCTGACGGAACCGGAGGCGGGATCGGATGCCGGGGCGACCCGCACGACCGCACGCCTCGACGCGGGCGACTGGGTGATCGACGGCGCGAAGCAGTTCATCACCAACTCGGGCACCTCCATCACCCGCTTCGTGACGGTCACCGCGGTCACGAGCGAGCCGGGCGCGGAGACGCGCGAGATCTCGACGATCATCGTCCCGCACGGCACGCCGGGGTTCACCGTCGGGCCCGCGTACGACAAGGTCGGCTGGCACGCGAGCGACACGCATCCGCTCGTCTTCACGGGCGCGCGGGTGCCGGAGGAGAATCTGCTCGGCCAGCGCGGGCGCGGGTTCGCGAACTTCCTCCACATCCTCGACGAGGGCCGCATCGCGATCGCGGCGCTCGCCACGGGGGCGGCGGAGGGATGCCTCGAGGCAGCCGTCGACTACGCGAAGAGCCGTGTCGTCTTCGGTGAGACGCTGGGCACGCGCCAGAGCATCCAGTTCATGCTCGCGCGCATGCAGCAGCGGGTCCACGTGTCACGACTGGCCTGGCTGCACGCGGCACGCCTGCGCGACGCGGGGCGCCCGTTCAAGACCGAGGCGGCGATCGCGAAGCTCACGTCGAGCGATGCGGCGATGGAGAACGCCCGCGACGCGACGCAGATCTTCGGCGGCAACGGGTTCATCAACGAGTACCCCGTCGCGCGGCATTTCCGCGACTCGAAGATCCTCGAGGTGGGGGAGGGGACGACCGAGGTGCAGCTGCTCCTCATCGCGCGGTCGCTCGGGCTCGCCTGA
- a CDS encoding histidine phosphatase family protein, whose product MTLLTLVRHGETDWNRTRRIQGSTDIPLNDTGREQARAAGLALADALDRDTPTVIVSSDLSRANETARIIAGILDLPEPRTYPALQERGYGDAEGLTDTEFFDRWGPWATAEVPGAEPWPEVTTRALRGIEEAVADARALVAPEEPHVIAVAHGALIRTVISHSTSGEYPEPGHKLVNGSAHTFRVEDDWLSLLTSSALPV is encoded by the coding sequence GTGACCCTTCTCACCCTCGTGCGCCACGGCGAAACCGATTGGAACCGTACCCGCCGGATCCAGGGGTCGACCGACATCCCGCTGAACGACACCGGACGGGAGCAGGCCCGCGCGGCTGGCCTCGCCCTCGCGGATGCGCTCGACCGGGACACCCCGACCGTCATCGTGTCGAGCGACCTGTCGCGCGCGAACGAGACGGCGCGCATCATCGCCGGCATCCTCGACCTGCCCGAACCGCGCACGTACCCCGCACTCCAGGAGCGCGGCTACGGGGACGCCGAGGGACTCACCGACACCGAGTTCTTCGACCGCTGGGGGCCTTGGGCGACGGCAGAGGTCCCGGGCGCCGAACCGTGGCCGGAGGTCACGACCCGAGCACTGCGCGGGATCGAGGAAGCAGTTGCCGATGCCCGCGCCCTGGTCGCACCCGAGGAACCGCACGTCATCGCCGTCGCCCACGGCGCGCTCATCCGCACCGTGATCTCTCACTCCACGTCGGGCGAGTACCCCGAGCCGGGCCACAAGCTGGTCAACGGCTCGGCGCACACCTTCCGGGTCGAGGACGACTGGCTGTCGCTCCTGACCTCGTCCGCGCTGCCCGTCTGA
- a CDS encoding Sir2 family NAD-dependent protein deacetylase, translating to MSVLDLDAETTTAVERAADALAGHRVAVLTGAGVSTDSGIPDYRGKGAPVRTPMTAQQFLADDGSRRRYWVGSHLGWRTFAAAAPNEGHRALAALEHAGIASGVITQNVDGLHVRAGSRRVVELHGTMRRVSCLHCGQVFDRRDLAVRIERDNPWITVPENVELGPDGDVLPGASDGFVIPDCSVCGGMLKPEVVFFGEYIPLEKFREAEQLVRSSSALLIAGSSLVVNSGIRLLERARRRRLPVVIVNRGETRGDTRATVKIDAGTSEVLTALGRELAGR from the coding sequence ATGAGCGTGCTGGACCTGGATGCCGAGACGACGACCGCCGTGGAACGCGCGGCCGACGCGCTCGCCGGGCACCGCGTCGCCGTGCTGACGGGCGCCGGTGTCTCGACGGACTCCGGCATCCCGGACTACCGCGGCAAGGGCGCTCCCGTGCGGACGCCGATGACCGCGCAGCAGTTCCTCGCCGACGACGGGTCGCGGCGGCGCTACTGGGTTGGAAGCCATCTCGGGTGGCGGACGTTCGCCGCGGCAGCTCCGAACGAGGGCCATCGGGCGCTTGCGGCACTCGAGCACGCCGGCATCGCGTCAGGCGTCATCACGCAGAACGTGGACGGGCTGCACGTGCGCGCCGGCAGCAGACGCGTCGTCGAACTCCACGGCACGATGCGGCGGGTGTCGTGTCTGCACTGCGGTCAGGTCTTCGATCGCCGCGATCTGGCGGTGCGGATCGAGCGCGACAACCCCTGGATCACGGTGCCCGAGAACGTCGAACTCGGTCCCGACGGCGACGTGCTGCCCGGCGCGAGCGACGGTTTCGTCATCCCCGACTGCTCCGTCTGCGGCGGGATGCTGAAGCCCGAGGTCGTCTTCTTCGGGGAATACATCCCGCTGGAGAAGTTCCGTGAGGCGGAACAGCTCGTCCGCTCGAGCTCGGCGCTGTTGATCGCCGGCTCCTCGCTCGTGGTGAACTCCGGCATCCGCCTTCTCGAGCGCGCCCGCCGCCGGCGGCTGCCCGTCGTGATCGTCAACCGCGGCGAGACGCGAGGGGACACGCGCGCGACTGTCAAGATCGATGCCGGGACCTCCGAGGTGCTCACCGCCCTCGGCCGGGAACTCGCCGGTCGGTGA
- a CDS encoding TrmH family RNA methyltransferase, with protein MTMIRIDDPSDPRLSDYRGLTDTALRRIAEPEGGLYIAESAKVISRAVGAGHRPRSVLVQEKWVDDVAVLAGDAPVYVVPDTVAEQLTGFAVHRGALAAMHRPEQPSPAQLLDGARTVVVLEDIVDHTNVGAAFRAAAALGADAVLVSPRCGDPLYRRSVRVSMGTVFQVPWARLPEWDAAAPLFAAAGVHLAAMALSDDALSLDEFAAARPERLAILMGSEGEGLSTSALDAADSVVTIPMSGGVDSLNVASAAAVALWALR; from the coding sequence ATGACGATGATCCGCATCGACGATCCGTCGGATCCGCGTCTGTCGGACTACCGGGGACTCACCGACACGGCTCTGCGCCGGATCGCCGAGCCCGAGGGGGGTCTCTACATCGCCGAGTCGGCGAAGGTGATCTCCCGGGCGGTGGGTGCCGGGCACCGGCCGCGGTCCGTGCTCGTGCAGGAGAAATGGGTCGACGACGTCGCCGTGCTCGCCGGCGACGCTCCCGTCTACGTCGTCCCCGACACCGTCGCGGAACAGCTCACCGGATTCGCCGTCCACCGGGGAGCACTCGCCGCCATGCACCGTCCCGAGCAGCCCTCGCCGGCGCAGTTGCTCGACGGCGCGCGGACGGTCGTCGTCCTCGAAGACATCGTCGACCACACCAACGTGGGTGCCGCCTTCCGGGCCGCCGCCGCGCTGGGCGCCGATGCCGTCCTCGTCTCGCCCCGGTGCGGTGATCCGCTCTACCGACGCAGCGTCCGGGTCAGCATGGGGACGGTCTTCCAGGTGCCGTGGGCGCGCCTTCCGGAGTGGGATGCCGCCGCGCCACTGTTCGCGGCGGCGGGAGTGCACCTGGCGGCGATGGCGTTGTCGGACGACGCCCTGTCGCTCGACGAGTTCGCCGCAGCCCGACCGGAGCGGCTGGCGATCCTCATGGGGTCCGAAGGCGAGGGCTTGTCGACCTCGGCCCTCGACGCCGCCGATTCGGTCGTCACCATCCCGATGTCGGGCGGTGTCGACTCGCTCAATGTCGCGTCCGCGGCAGCCGTCGCCCTCTGGGCCCTCCGCTGA
- a CDS encoding SGNH/GDSL hydrolase family protein, giving the protein MRENDQVPDENRSPYVPNATAHPWRRMVSIGDSFTEGIGDPYLDRPGEHRGWADRVAAVLSSQVDDFAYANLAIRGKLIRQIVDAQIEPALALKPDLITLSAGGNDVIRPQGDPDAVAELFEDAVARLSSQGATLLVFTAIDTDFTPVFRGIRGRVAIYNENIRAIADRYDCIVADQWALKEVQDMRFFDDDRLHYNSLGHHEVARMVLRALNVPNDLQPMAPEALPTTTWRAARANDLVWARAHLVPWVLRRLRHQSSGDHVTAKRPEALPFSAMPPGD; this is encoded by the coding sequence ATGCGCGAGAACGACCAGGTTCCGGACGAGAACCGTTCGCCCTACGTCCCGAATGCGACTGCCCACCCGTGGCGGCGGATGGTCTCGATCGGAGACTCCTTCACGGAAGGCATCGGCGACCCCTACCTGGATCGCCCGGGTGAGCACCGCGGCTGGGCCGACCGCGTCGCGGCCGTGCTGTCCTCGCAGGTCGATGACTTCGCCTACGCGAACCTCGCGATCCGCGGCAAGCTCATCCGCCAGATCGTCGACGCCCAGATCGAGCCCGCGCTCGCGCTGAAGCCCGACCTGATCACCCTCTCCGCCGGCGGCAACGACGTGATCCGTCCGCAGGGTGATCCGGATGCCGTGGCGGAGCTGTTCGAGGATGCCGTCGCCCGCCTGTCTTCCCAAGGCGCGACGCTGCTGGTCTTCACCGCGATCGACACCGACTTCACGCCGGTCTTCCGCGGCATCCGCGGCCGCGTCGCGATCTACAACGAGAACATCCGAGCGATCGCCGACCGCTACGACTGCATCGTGGCCGACCAGTGGGCGCTGAAAGAGGTGCAGGATATGCGCTTCTTCGACGACGACCGCCTGCACTACAACTCGCTCGGACATCACGAGGTCGCACGCATGGTGCTCCGCGCGCTCAACGTGCCGAACGACCTTCAGCCGATGGCGCCCGAGGCATTGCCGACGACGACGTGGCGCGCGGCGCGGGCGAACGATCTGGTCTGGGCGCGAGCGCACCTCGTGCCGTGGGTCCTGCGGCGTCTGCGTCACCAGTCTTCGGGCGACCATGTCACGGCCAAGCGCCCCGAGGCGCTGCCCTTCTCGGCGATGCCGCCCGGCGACTGA